A genomic region of Miscanthus floridulus cultivar M001 chromosome 3, ASM1932011v1, whole genome shotgun sequence contains the following coding sequences:
- the LOC136543256 gene encoding receptor-like protein 7 has translation MASSISAASTDPPCRSLGVLASSFSISNSTRCVNVHQQHHTAVTLPVRCLPDQASALLRLKMSFATTNYSAVAFRSWKPGTDCCGRDGVSCGESGAGSNHVTSLDLGGRGLESKALDPVLFDLTSLEHLNLAYNDFNGSQLPSTGFERLTKLTYLNLSTSSFSGPVPTASIASLTNLASIDLSTDCQVVDLYSDGYLLFVHRSSPSVRLTEKSLENLIHNLSNLRELHLGFVDLSSSSRTGWCDALVVSCPQLQVLSLPHCRLSGPICGSLSGLGSLSVINLDYDHLSGPFPHSFTSLTNLSVLQLRYNDLQGWIPPAIFQHKKLVTIDVYANLEVSGYLPDFSRGSSLENLNVGRTNFSGIIQGSISNLISLRKLGLGASGFSGELPTSIGNFKSLSELEISGMGVVGPMPSWVANLTSLTSLRFYECGLSGSIPSSLGDLRYLKELVLCDCGFSGEIPSHISNLTQLQVLLLYSNNFVGTVELTFLTNMPDLFALDLSENNLVVLDGEYNSSLASFPKLFHLDLERCNLSKFPSFLRHQDEIDTLILSHNEIHGAIPYWAWETWTNLYSFELSNNKFTSIGYNSPFLPLQIEIFDLSNNMFEGCIPIPQGSATVLDYSNNMFSSVPSEFSTHLSDVSLFMASGNNFSGEIPLSFCDGLSIQLLDLSYNGFNGSVPSCLMENVDGLESLYFKENKLNGVFPDNIKKGCSFVALDFSGNRIEGKLPRSLLACKNLEVLDIGNNQISDTFPCWMSELNGLEVLVLKSNKLSGQVAQSLADGNSNCSFSSAIIIDLSSNNFSGPLPQGRWFQELKSMALTDANASLILQRILPNAGTAYAYKYSAAVTYKGHDTTFAKILKTLVFIDFSNNAFHGNIPEAIGELHLLHGLNISHNSLTGPIPPQLGHLIQLEALDLSFNELSGEIPQEIASLDFLSTLNLSNNKLVGSIPQSPHFLTFTNSSFLGNDGLCGTPLSKRCINTTMTTSVVSHHSKKESVDVVLFLIAGLGFGAGFALAIVVAWAIPIRKRRS, from the coding sequence ATGGCAAGCAGTATCTCTGCTGCTTCTACAGATCCACCATGCCGCAGTCTTGGTGTGCTCGCTTCGTCCTTCAGCATCAGCAACAGCACCAGGTGCGTTAACGTTCACCAGCAGCACCACACTGCTGTTACCCTGCCAGTCCGGTGTCTGCCGGACCAGGCGTCAGCGCTGCTCCGGCTGAAGATGTCCTTTGCCACCACCAACTACTCAGCCGTTGCCTTCCGATCATGGAAGCCCGGCACGGACTGCTGCGGCCGGGACGGCGTTAGTTGCGGCGAATCCGGCGCCGGCAGCAACCACGTCACCTCCCTTGACCTGGGAGGCCGTGGGCTGGAGAGCAAAGCCCTTGATCCTGTGCTCTTTGATCTCACCTCCCTCGAGCACCTCAACCTTGCCTACAATGACTTCAACGGGTCACAGCTACCATCCACTGGGTTTGAGCGCCTCACCAAGCTCACCTATCTCAACCTCTCCACTTCCAGCTTTTCTGGCCCGGTGCCAACAGCAAGCATCGCAAGCCTCACAAACTTGGCCTCTATTGATCTTTCTACTGATTGCCAAGTAGTTGACCTATACAGTGATGGTTACCTCCTCTTCGTGCACAGAAGCTCACCCTCTGTCCGGCTCACGGAGAAGAGCTTAGAAAACCTAATCCACAACCTTAGCAATTTAAGGGAGCTGCACCTTGGCTTTGTGGACTTGTCGTCAAGCAGCAGAACCGGATGGTGCGATGCCCTAGTCGTATCATGTCCTCAACTCCAGGTGCTTAGCTTACCGCATTGTCGGCTCTCCGGTCCTATCTGTGGCTCGCTTTCTGGCTTGGGTTCACTTTCTGTGATTAACCTGGACTATGATCATTTATCTGGCCCATTCCCACATTCCTTTACCAGCTTAACCAATCTCAGTGTTCTTCAGCTTAGATATAACGATCTTCAAGGATGGATACCTCCTGCAATCTTTCAGCATAAGAAACTAGTGACGATCGATGTTTATGCTAATCTAGAAGTATCTGGTTACTTACCGGATTTCTCAAGGGGTAGTAGTTTGGAGAATCTAAATGTTGGAAGAACAAATTTTTCTGGTATAATACAGGGCTCCATTAGCAACCTCATATCTTTGAGGAAGTTGGGCCTCGGGGCTAGTGGCTTTTCTGGAGAGCTACCCACATCAATTGGTAATTTCAAGTCCTTGAGTGAATTAGAGATTTCCGGAATGGGAGTAGTGGGTCCCATGCCATCCTGGGTTGCAAACCTTACATCTTTGACTTCTCTTCGGTTCTATGAATGTGGCCTGTCAGGGTCAATACCTTCTTCCTTGGGCGATCTGAGGTATCTGAAAGAACTAGTGTTGTGCGACTGTGGCTTTTCAGGTGAAATACCATCTCATATCTCAAACCTAACTCAGCTGCAAGTGCTCTTGCTTTATTCGAACAACTTCGTGGGCACGGTGGAGCTCACCTTTCTTACAAACATGCCAGACCTTTTTGCCTTGGATCTCTCTGAGAATAATCTTGTTGTGCTGGATGGAGAATATAATTCTTCATTAGCGTCATTTCCAAAACTCTTCCACTTAGATTTAGAGAGATGTAACTTGTCTAAATTTCCCAGTTTCTTGAGGCATCAAGATGAAATTGATACCCTCATTCTTTCACATAACGAGATCCATGGGGCTATACCATACTGGGCGTGGGAGACCTGGACTAATCTATACTCTTTCGAGCTCTCAAACAACAAATTTACTAGCATCGGTTATAACTCTCCTTTTCTCCCACTACAAATAGAAATATTTGATCTTAGCAACAATATGTTTGAGGGATGCATACCCATACCTCAAGGATCAGCAACCGTGCTTGATTATTCGAATAACATGTTCTCATCTGTGCCTTCTGAATTCAGTACTCATCTTAGTGATGTTTCCCTCTTCATGGCCTCTGGAAACAACTTTTCTGGAGAAATCCCATTGTCCTTTTGTGATGGATTGAGCATACAACTACTTGATCTCTCTTACAATGGCTTCAATGGATCGGTCCCTTCCTGTTTAATGGAGAATGTCGATGGGCTGGAATCGTTATATTTTAAAGAAAATAAACTTAATGGGGTATTCCCAGACAATATCAAGAAAGGCTGCTCGTTTGTGGCATTAGATTTCAGTGGCAACAGAATTGAAGGGAAGCTACCCAGATCCCTTCTTGCTTGCAAAAATTTGGAGGTCCTTGACATTGGTAACAATCAAATTAGTGACACTTTTCCATGTTGGATGAGTGAACTCAATGGACTGGAAGTCCTTGTCCTGAAATCCAACAAGTTATCTGGGCAGGTTGCACAATCTCTTGCAGATGGAAACAGTAACTGTTCGTTTTCAAGTGCAATAATCATTGATCTATCCTCAAACAACTTCTCTGGACCGTTGCCCCAAGGCCGATGGTTTCAGGAGTTGAAGTCGATGGCCCTCACAGATGCAAATGCATCATTGATCTTGCAACGCATACTGCCAAATGCTGGAACAGCATATGCATATAAATATTCTGCTGCAGTCACATATAAAGGGCATGACACCACCTTTGCTAAGATACTGAAAACACTTGTATTCATTGATTTCTCAAATAATGCATTCCATGGTAACATCCCTGAAGCTATTGGCGAACTTCATTTGCTACATGGGCTCAACATTTCACATAACTCCCTTACCGGACCAATTCCACCTCAGCTCGGTCACTTGATTCAGTTGGAGGCTCTAGATCTGTCCTTCAATGAACTTTCTGGGGAGATCCCACAGGAGATAGCATCATTGGATTTCCTCTCGACATTGAATTTGTCCAACAACAAGCTGGTGGGAAGCATACCACAGTCACCTCATTTCTTGACCTTCACCAACAGCTCGTTTCTTGGAAATGACGGTTTGTGTGGGACTCCACTGTCTAAAAGGTGCATCAACACAACTATGACGACAAGTGTGGTGTCACATCATTCCAAGAAGGAATCTGTAGACGTTGTGCTATTCCTCATTGCTGGACTGGGATTTGGGGCTGGATTCGCTCTTGCAATTGTTGTGGCATGGGCGATCCCAATTAGGAAACGGCGATCTTAA